In Nocardioides sp. JS614, the sequence TGACTTCGGATGTCGCTGCGGATGCTCTTCGGCCTCGTCTCACCAGGAAACACCTGGTGGACGACGAGCAGGTCGATGTCGCTGTCGACACCTCCATCACCTCGCGCCGCAGAGCCGAAGACTGCGGCGTAGAGCGGGCGGACCTTCCATGACTTCAACTCGGTCCGGAACCGCTCCCACAGGTCGAGCCTGAGCCCTGCCAAGAGCACCGCGACCTGAGCAGCGACATGGTCGCGATTGAGTTCGTGGACCTGGTTTCGTCCCATCAAGGTGGCCCGGACCGTGCCCTGCTCCACGAGTCGCGCGAGGCTTCGCCGGACACCGATCTCGGACCCTCGCGCCACCTCCGCCGCGACCTGGCCCACCGTCAACGGCCGGCCAGCAGTAGCTAGGACAGCCAGCACGGGACCGTCGAGAGTTGGCACCACGGCTCGCGTCGGATCAGATAGGTCCATATCTAATAGTATAAGTCCGGCTCTTCTTGGATACCCAACCTGAGTCGTGCCACCGGACGACCAGGCGCCGTTCGTCATCGCGACGACCGCGACGCCGGGACACACACCCTGGAGCTGCCGTACCTCGCGACCGTCTATGCGCAGGTGCTCGGCGAGCCGATGCGGGAGTGGACCTCGGCGACGCAGCCCGGAGCGGCGTTCACCGCCGCCCTCGATCGCCACGGCGTCGGGGTGGAACAGGGCCGGTACGGCGCAGCCTGGACGACCGGCCCGGCGCGGCGCGCCGCCGACCTCGATCTGGTGCGCGGCTGGCTCGCCGACGAGCGGCCCCCGACGATGCTGCACCGCGCCGCTCCGTGGGGGCCGGTGCCGATCTTCGGTCCGCGACCGGTTCGACGCGTAGCTAGGCCGAGCGGCTCCGGTTCCAGACCGAGCAGGCGAAGGTCTGCGTCTTCACCACCGTCGCCTCGATCAGCCTGCACGCCGGCGAGACCCTCGCCGACGGCCGCCAGGCGAGCACCGAGCCGCGGGTGGGCGTCTTCCACCAGGCGCGCTTCTCCGGCATCGCAGGCCGGCAGGTGACCGGGCGCACCCACCGCGACCGCCAGGTCTCGCCGTGGCACATCGCGTACGCCGAGGGCACGGTCGAGGAGCAGGTCGGCCGGGTGATGGTGGAGCGGATCGCCGCGGCCTCCGAGACGGTCGGCAGCGACACGACGGGCCTCGCCGATCTCGCCCAGCTGCTCGGAGCCGACTGGCTGCCGTCGACCACGCTGACCGAGGACGACACCTGACCCGGGCTCGACTCAGGTGAGCGGCACCCGGCGCGCCCAGCGGACCTCGCCGTCGTCGTCGGTGCGCACCATGGCCAGCAGCAGGTCGTCCTCGGGCCGGTCGGTCGCGAGCTCGGGGCGGGGCAGGAAGAACGCCAGGACGCCCTCCCCCTCCGCCGTCGCCGAGAGCAGCAATCCCTCGGCGGTGTCCGTGTAGCTGCCGTCGGGGTGGTGCCGCGCCGCGGTGCGGGCGAGCCACGGGTAGTGCTCCGCCAGTGCGCCGTAGGAGCCGGCCCAGCTGGGGCCGGACGCGCCGTCGGCGTCCCAGGACGCGATGGCCCCCAGAGGCTTCGGCGGGGACAGTCGCTGGTCGAGCAGCACGAACACGTAGGACCCGTCGGGGTCCGGCGTGCCACTCCAGGAGACCTGGAGGACGAACGACTGCCGCGCCCGCGAGTCGGCCGGCTCGGCCGGCACTCCGGCCGCGGCGAGCGCGTCCGGGTAGCCCGCACTGGTCGTCGCCTCGATCTGCGCACTCACGGTCACGCCGTCGCCGCCGTGCGCCCACTCGTCGTCACGTTCTCGATCGCGCGTCCAGGCGGCCGCCCCCACCAGGAGGGCCACCACCACCAGCGCCGCCAGGCCGACGAGCAGCGCTCGTCGCCGTCCGTCCCGAGATACCCCCGCCTTCTCGCTCACCGGCCCACCGTAGGTGGACCGGCGAGCACGCGTCACCTAGCGCTCACCTGGCGCCGGTCAGCCCCTCCGCGGTCGAGCCGGAGAGCCGCTGGGCGAGGTAGATCGGGACCGCCGAGGCGAGCACCAGCACGGCGGCCACGACGTTCACGATCGGCGCCTGGTTGGGCCGGAACAGGTTCTGCAGGATCCAGATCGGCAGGGTCTGGTCCTGGGGGCTCGAGGTGAACGTCGTCACCACGATCTCGTCGAAGGAGAGCCCGAAGGACAGCAGCCCGCCGGCGAGCAGCGCCGAGCGCAGCATCGGGAACGTGACCAGCCGGAACGTCGTCCACCGCCCGGCGCCCAGGTCCATCGAGGCCTGCTCGAAGTTCGTCCCGAGCCGCTGGAAGCGGGCCTGCACGTTGTTGAACACGGTGACGATGCAGAACGTCGCGTGCGCGATCACGATCGTCCAGATGCTCAGCTGGATCCCGAAGATGGTGCGGAAGCCGTTCTGGAACGCCAGGCCGGTCACGATCCCCGGCAGCGCGATCGGCAGGATGATCAGCAGCGACACGACGTTGCGGCCGAAGAAGCGGGTCCGCCGCAGCCCCATCGCCGCGAGCGTTCCGAGCACCAGCGCGATCGTGGTCGCGACCAGCGCCACCTGGATGCTGGTGAAGAGCGCCTCCCGGGCGCCCGTGCTCTCCGCGGCCACCTTCCACCAGTGCAGCGTGAGGCTCGGCGGCGGCCAGCCGAAGGTGTTGTCACTGTTGAAGGAGTTGACCAGAACCAGCAGCAGCGGGATGTAGACGATCGCCAGCACCACGGCTGTGAAGCCCGCGAGCGAGCGGCGCAGGCCACGGGACATCGCCATCGACGTGCTCGAGGGCCGGCCCATCACAGGTTCTCCAGCGCGCCGGTACGGCGGACGGCGGCGAGGTAGGCGAGCATCACGACGATCGGCACCGTCGCCACCGCTGCGGCGAACGGCAGGTTGTTGGCCGCGCCCTGGTTGTCGTAGACGACGTTGCCGAGCAGTTGGCTGGTGCCGCCCACGATCTTGACCGCGATGTAGTCGCCCATCGACAGCGAGAACGTGAAGATCGAGCCCGCGACGATCGCCGGGAAGGCCATCGGGACCACCACCCGGCGCAGGGTCGTCCAGGCGCCGGCGCCCAGGTCCGCGGACGCCTCGAAGAGCGAGTCGGGCAGCCGCTCGAGCCCGGCGTACACCGGCAGGATCATGTAGGGCAGCCACAGGTAGGCGAGCGTGATGATCACGCCGGGCAGGCCGTAGCCCGGCGTGTGCAGCCCGAACGGCGCGGCGATCCAGGCGATCGGGCCGTCCGCGGAGAGCATGCCGCGCCACGCGTAGGCCTTCACCAGGTACGACGCCCACAGCGGCGTCAGCACCGAGATCACCAGGATCCGCTGCATCCGTGGTGAGGCGACCTTGGCCATGTACAGCGCGATCGGGAACGCCAGCAGCGCGTCGACGACGGTCACCAGCGCCGCGATGCCGATCGTGCGCAAGGTGATCGTCCGGTAGACGTCGACCGTGAAGAGGGTCTTGAAGTTCTCCAGGGTCCACGAGCGCTCGATGTGGCCGGTGAAGTCGTTCTGGGTCCACAGCGAGGCGATGAGGAGAGCCGCCAGGGCCCCCAGGTAGGCCACTCCCAGCCACAGCATCGGTGGCGTCAGGAGCAGGCCCACCCGGAGGCCCGGGCGACGGTCGAGGACGGTCAACTCACCCCTTGATCTCGGTCCACGCGGTGGTCCACTGGCCGTAGTCGGTGCACGTCACGTCCGTGCGGCCGTCCAGGCACTGCTCGATCGGCGTGGTCCAGTAGTGGATCTGCGCCGCGTAGTCGGCGTCGGTCACGTGGTAGGTGTCGCAGAAGCCCTCCGAGGTCAGGTCGCACGCCTTCACGTTGGCCGGCGCCTCGCCGAAGTACTCCGCGACCGCGGCCTGCGCCTTCGGGCTGGTGATGTAGTCCATCCAGAGATAGCCACAGTTGGGGTTCGGCGCCTTCGAGCTGATCATCCAGGTGTCCGACCAGCCGGTCGAGCCCTCCTCGGGCAGGACGGCCTCGACCGAGTCGCCGATCGTCGACGCGATGACCTGCCACGTCGTGCCGATCACCGAGTCGCCGCTCTTGAACGCCGCGACCTCCTTGAGGTAGTCCGACCAGTACTCCGAGACGTTCGCCTTCTGCGCCTTGAGCAGGTCGACGGCCGCGGCGAGCTGGTCCTCGTCGAGCGCGTACGGGTCCTTGATCCCGAGGTCGGGCTGCGTCTTCATCAGGTACAGCGCGGCGTCGGCGATGTAGATCGGCGAGTCGTACGCCGTGACCTTGCCGGCGTACTCCGACGCGCCGTCGAAGACCGCACCCCAGCTGGTCGGTGCCGGGCTGACGACGTCCTTGGTGTACATCAGCAGGTTGGCGCCCCAGCCGTGCGGCACGCCGTACATCTGGCCACCGACGGAGTTGAACTGCTGGTCCTTCAGGAAGTCCGCGATGTCGCCGTAGTTGGTGAGCAGGTCGGTGTTGACGGGCGCCACGTCGCCACCCGCGATCAGGCGCAACGTCGCATCGCCGGACGCCGAGACCACGTCGTACTCGCCGGTCTTCATCAGCTGCACGGCCTCGTCGGAGGTCGCGAAGTACTTCACGTTCGCCTGGCAGCCGCTCTCCTTCTCGAACGGCGTGACCCAGTCGATCGACTTGTCGGTCGACCCGTCCTCGGCGTAGCCGGGCCAGGCCAGGATGCTCACCTGTCCCTCCGGGTCGCCGATCGCCTCGGCCATCGGCACGTCGGGGGCGGTGAAGCCACCCTGCTTCTCGCCGGCCTTCGCTCCGCCTCCGTCGCCGTCTCCCGAGCTCGTGCCGCAGGCGGAGGCGGCGAGTGCGAGCACGCTCGCGCAGGCCACGGCCGCCAGCCGCGTGGATCCGATCCGTCTCATGCTGTCTCCTCCTCAGGGGACGCCGCTGGGTCGGGGGAACCCAGGGACACCAGGTGGTCACGACGCCACGTGACGACGACGCGCTGGTCGCGTCGTTCGAGCGCGGCGTCGATCGAGGTGTCGGTGTTCGGGTGCGACACCGTCACCGTGGGGCCGGCCTCGAGCTCGACGACCGACATCGTGGACGCCCCGAGATAGACGACCTCGCGCACCACGCCGGGAGCCGTCACCAGACCCGGCTCGCGAGCGGGTTCGGCGACCAGCTGCAGCTTCTCGGGCCGGATCACGAACGGGCCCGGCTCCCCGACCAGGTCACGTGCGACGTCACCCTGGAGCAGGTTGGAGGTGCCGACGAAGCCAGCGACGAACGCGCTGGCCGGCCGCTCGTAGAGCTCGACGGGGCTCGCGAGCTGCTCGATGCGGCCCTCGTTGAAGACCGCGATGCGGTCGCTCATCGTGAGCGCCTCCTCCTGGTCGTGGGTGACGAAGACGAACGTGATCCCGACCTCGCGCTGGATCTCCTTCAGCTCGATCTGCATCTCGCGGCGCAGCTTGAGGTCCAGGGCGCCCAGCGGCTCGTCGAGGAGCAGCACCTGCGGCCGGTTCACCAGCGCGCGGGCCAGCGCGACACGTTGCCGCTGCCCGCCGGAGAGCTGGTGCGGCCGGCGCTCGGCGTACCCCTCGAGGCGCATGGTCGCCAGCGCCTGCTCGGCGCGGCGGCGGCGTTCGGCACCGGGGACCTTCTTCACCCGCAGCCCGTACTCGACGTTCTGGCGGACGCTGAGGTGAGGGAAGATCGCGTAGTCCTGGAAGACCGTGTTGACGTCGCGGGCGAACGGCGGCCGCCGGGTCACGTCCTCGCCGCCGAGCATGATCACTCCCGCGCTGGGCTCCTCGAAGCCGGCGATCAGGCGCAAGACAGTGGTCTTCCCCGAGCCGGAGGGACCGAGCATGGAGAAGAACTCGCCGTCGGCGATGTCGAGGTCCAGATCGTCCACCGCGCGCACGTCACCGAAGTACTTGCTCAGCCCCCGCACGGAGATCGCCGTCGCCATAGGTGGCAACGTAGCGGTGCTGCGCCACGCATTTCCATCGTCTCAGGGCTAGATCGCAACGATTTAGTACGTCGTTAT encodes:
- a CDS encoding ABC transporter permease produces the protein MTVLDRRPGLRVGLLLTPPMLWLGVAYLGALAALLIASLWTQNDFTGHIERSWTLENFKTLFTVDVYRTITLRTIGIAALVTVVDALLAFPIALYMAKVASPRMQRILVISVLTPLWASYLVKAYAWRGMLSADGPIAWIAAPFGLHTPGYGLPGVIITLAYLWLPYMILPVYAGLERLPDSLFEASADLGAGAWTTLRRVVVPMAFPAIVAGSIFTFSLSMGDYIAVKIVGGTSQLLGNVVYDNQGAANNLPFAAAVATVPIVVMLAYLAAVRRTGALENL
- a CDS encoding ABC transporter ATP-binding protein; this translates as MATAISVRGLSKYFGDVRAVDDLDLDIADGEFFSMLGPSGSGKTTVLRLIAGFEEPSAGVIMLGGEDVTRRPPFARDVNTVFQDYAIFPHLSVRQNVEYGLRVKKVPGAERRRRAEQALATMRLEGYAERRPHQLSGGQRQRVALARALVNRPQVLLLDEPLGALDLKLRREMQIELKEIQREVGITFVFVTHDQEEALTMSDRIAVFNEGRIEQLASPVELYERPASAFVAGFVGTSNLLQGDVARDLVGEPGPFVIRPEKLQLVAEPAREPGLVTAPGVVREVVYLGASTMSVVELEAGPTVTVSHPNTDTSIDAALERRDQRVVVTWRRDHLVSLGSPDPAASPEEETA
- a CDS encoding ABC transporter permease, translating into MGRPSSTSMAMSRGLRRSLAGFTAVVLAIVYIPLLLVLVNSFNSDNTFGWPPPSLTLHWWKVAAESTGAREALFTSIQVALVATTIALVLGTLAAMGLRRTRFFGRNVVSLLIILPIALPGIVTGLAFQNGFRTIFGIQLSIWTIVIAHATFCIVTVFNNVQARFQRLGTNFEQASMDLGAGRWTTFRLVTFPMLRSALLAGGLLSFGLSFDEIVVTTFTSSPQDQTLPIWILQNLFRPNQAPIVNVVAAVLVLASAVPIYLAQRLSGSTAEGLTGAR
- a CDS encoding nucleotidyltransferase domain-containing protein; this encodes MQHRRGPLVGEPAAHQIEVGGAPRRAGRPGCAVPALFHPDAVAIEGGGERRSGLRRRGPLPHRLAEHLRIDGREVRQLQGVCPGVAVVAMTNGAWSSGGTTQVGYPRRAGLILLDMDLSDPTRAVVPTLDGPVLAVLATAGRPLTVGQVAAEVARGSEIGVRRSLARLVEQGTVRATLMGRNQVHELNRDHVAAQVAVLLAGLRLDLWERFRTELKSWKVRPLYAAVFGSAARGDGGVDSDIDLLVVHQVFPGETRPKSIRSDIRSQVADGAGAVTLSATDRDADKRWESQLADLHDRVERWTGNPLQIVDLSFYEWRHPPQEYQPLLSDVRRDGVELVKARGLTIWTTMDSADG
- a CDS encoding ABC transporter substrate-binding protein; its protein translation is MRRIGSTRLAAVACASVLALAASACGTSSGDGDGGGAKAGEKQGGFTAPDVPMAEAIGDPEGQVSILAWPGYAEDGSTDKSIDWVTPFEKESGCQANVKYFATSDEAVQLMKTGEYDVVSASGDATLRLIAGGDVAPVNTDLLTNYGDIADFLKDQQFNSVGGQMYGVPHGWGANLLMYTKDVVSPAPTSWGAVFDGASEYAGKVTAYDSPIYIADAALYLMKTQPDLGIKDPYALDEDQLAAAVDLLKAQKANVSEYWSDYLKEVAAFKSGDSVIGTTWQVIASTIGDSVEAVLPEEGSTGWSDTWMISSKAPNPNCGYLWMDYITSPKAQAAVAEYFGEAPANVKACDLTSEGFCDTYHVTDADYAAQIHYWTTPIEQCLDGRTDVTCTDYGQWTTAWTEIKG